A stretch of the Rodentibacter haemolyticus genome encodes the following:
- the mnmA gene encoding tRNA 2-thiouridine(34) synthase MnmA produces MKSITYENNFPVLSKEQLAENATKKVICGMSGGVDSSVSAFILQQQGYQVEGLFMKNWEEDDDTDYCTAAADLADAQAVCDKLGIKLHKINFAAEYWDNVFEHFLTEYKAGRTPNPDILCNKEIKFKAFLEYAAEDLGANYIATGHYVRRTGDDTNAKLLRGLDANKDQSYFLYTLSHKQVGQSLFPVGEIEKPIVRAIAEELGLITAKKKDSTGICFIGERKFKDFLARYLPAQPGNIRTVEGEVIGRHDGLMYHTLGQRKGLGIGGLKNAGDEAWYVVDKDVENNELIVAQGQAHPRLFSNGLIAKQLHWVERQPIRRPLRCTVKTRYRQTDIPCVIEPIDDETIRVAFDEPQAAVTPGQSAVFYLDEVCLGGGIIEERIS; encoded by the coding sequence ACGAAAATAATTTTCCAGTTCTTTCAAAAGAACAACTCGCCGAAAACGCAACCAAAAAAGTGATTTGCGGAATGTCAGGCGGCGTAGATTCATCAGTTTCCGCTTTTATTCTTCAACAACAAGGCTACCAAGTGGAAGGCTTGTTTATGAAGAATTGGGAAGAAGATGACGATACGGATTATTGTACCGCCGCCGCTGACTTAGCCGATGCCCAAGCCGTATGCGACAAGCTCGGTATAAAATTACATAAAATCAATTTTGCCGCAGAATATTGGGATAATGTGTTTGAGCATTTCTTAACGGAATATAAAGCCGGTCGTACACCAAATCCCGATATTCTTTGCAATAAAGAAATCAAATTCAAAGCCTTTCTAGAATATGCGGCGGAAGATCTTGGCGCAAACTATATTGCAACAGGGCATTATGTACGCCGCACAGGTGATGATACTAACGCAAAATTATTACGCGGATTGGACGCCAACAAGGATCAAAGTTATTTCTTATACACCTTGAGCCATAAACAAGTAGGGCAAAGCCTATTCCCTGTCGGGGAAATAGAAAAACCAATCGTGCGTGCAATTGCGGAAGAGTTAGGATTAATCACGGCAAAGAAAAAGGACTCCACCGGTATTTGCTTTATCGGTGAACGTAAATTTAAAGATTTCCTCGCACGTTATCTACCGGCACAACCGGGTAACATTCGCACCGTAGAGGGTGAAGTGATCGGTCGTCACGATGGCTTAATGTATCACACATTGGGACAACGCAAAGGTTTAGGCATTGGCGGTTTAAAAAATGCCGGCGATGAAGCTTGGTATGTGGTGGATAAAGATGTAGAAAATAACGAATTAATCGTTGCACAAGGACAGGCTCACCCCCGTTTATTTTCCAACGGATTAATTGCGAAACAACTCCACTGGGTTGAGCGTCAACCGATTCGCCGGCCATTACGTTGCACGGTCAAAACCCGTTATCGCCAAACGGATATTCCTTGTGTCATTGAACCTATTGATGATGAGACCATTCGAGTAGCCTTTGATGAACCGCAAGCAGCGGTAACACCGGGTCAATCCGCCGTGTTTTATCTTGATGAAGTCTGTTTAGGCGGTGGCATTATCGAAGAAAGAATCAGTTAA